A genomic region of Caldicellulosiruptor acetigenus contains the following coding sequences:
- a CDS encoding ABC transporter ATP-binding protein encodes MASVRLKGVYKRYPGGVTAVSDFNLDIEDKEFIVLVGPSGCGKTTTLRMIAGLEEVTEGEIYIGDKLVNDVPPKDRDIAMVFQNYALYPHMTVFENMAFGLKLRKFPKDEIKRRVHEAAKILGIEHLLDRKPKALSGGQRQRVALGRAIVREPKVFLMDEPLSNLDAKLRVQMRAELSKLHKRLGTTFIYVTHDQTEAMTMGTRIVVMKDGFIQQVDTPQVLYEQPANLFVAGFIGSPQMNFIESRIEQKDKNIYVVFGNNAIKLPEGKAKKVEELGYVGKEVIMGIRPEDLHDEEIFLQTAQDAVIDADVDVVEMLGSETLLYVVVDGLNLIARVDPRSKAKSGDRIKLAFDVNRIHLFDKETEKAIVH; translated from the coding sequence ATGGCAAGTGTAAGATTAAAAGGTGTTTATAAGAGATATCCAGGTGGTGTTACAGCTGTTTCTGACTTTAACTTGGATATCGAGGACAAGGAATTTATAGTTTTGGTAGGACCATCTGGTTGCGGAAAAACCACAACCCTCAGAATGATAGCAGGTCTTGAAGAGGTAACAGAAGGCGAAATCTACATAGGGGACAAGCTGGTAAACGACGTCCCGCCAAAGGACAGAGACATTGCGATGGTTTTCCAGAACTATGCTTTGTATCCTCACATGACTGTTTTTGAGAACATGGCGTTTGGTCTCAAGCTCAGAAAGTTTCCAAAAGATGAGATAAAAAGACGTGTACATGAAGCAGCTAAGATTTTGGGAATTGAGCATCTGCTTGACAGAAAACCAAAGGCTCTGTCCGGTGGTCAGAGACAGAGAGTGGCTTTAGGTCGTGCTATTGTCAGAGAACCAAAGGTATTCCTCATGGATGAGCCTCTTTCAAACTTGGACGCAAAACTCAGAGTCCAGATGAGAGCTGAGCTATCCAAACTTCACAAGAGACTTGGAACAACATTTATCTACGTTACACACGACCAAACAGAAGCTATGACAATGGGTACAAGAATTGTTGTTATGAAAGATGGATTTATCCAGCAGGTTGATACACCACAGGTTCTGTATGAGCAACCTGCAAACCTGTTTGTTGCAGGATTCATTGGTTCACCACAGATGAACTTCATTGAATCAAGGATTGAACAGAAAGACAAGAACATCTATGTTGTATTTGGAAACAACGCAATCAAACTTCCAGAAGGAAAAGCAAAGAAAGTTGAAGAGCTCGGCTATGTTGGAAAGGAAGTTATAATGGGTATAAGACCAGAGGATTTGCACGACGAAGAGATATTCCTCCAGACAGCTCAAGATGCTGTTATTGATGCAGATGTTGATGTTGTTGAGATGCTTGGTTCTGAAACACTTCTCTATGTAGTTGTTGATGGTCTTAACCTCATTGCAAGAGTTGACCCAAGGTCAAAGGCAAAAAGTGGTGACAGAATTAAACTTGCGTTTGACGTCAACAGAATTCATCTGTTTGACAAAGAAACAGAGAAGGCTATTGTTCACTAA
- a CDS encoding PucR family transcriptional regulator: MMTQKVIDVLEQAKDIIDDEFGYIEADGRVIYSSNPLSQNRINTVAIDMIKTDTDLEIFEGRTYKVYRSQTDTYVLYINNTEPHAEKLLDMLNLVVMKAKEPASAYDKKLFIKNLLYDNILPGEIYTKARELHIATGATRVVFAIYIPNAKEIKDVNIGEILTSIFPKSTKDFIIQLDNNILVFIKELKPGSNDEDAYKVARIILDTLNSELLLKAYIGIGSVVDDIKELSMSYKEAEAALKIGYIFEKDKYIVSYHKLGLGRLIYQMPTKLCEMFLEEVFKDVKLSDFDPELIQTVEMFFECNLNVSETARQLYIHRNTLVYRLDKIERMIGLDLRKFEDAIIFKMAMLVNQYLEYTKGNITF, encoded by the coding sequence ATGATGACACAAAAGGTTATTGATGTTTTAGAGCAGGCAAAAGACATCATCGACGATGAATTTGGATATATTGAAGCTGATGGTAGAGTTATCTATAGTTCAAATCCACTTTCTCAAAACAGAATCAACACAGTTGCAATTGACATGATAAAGACAGATACTGACCTTGAGATATTTGAGGGTCGCACATACAAGGTTTACAGAAGCCAGACAGACACCTATGTTCTTTATATAAACAACACAGAACCTCATGCTGAAAAGCTTTTGGACATGCTGAACCTTGTTGTGATGAAGGCAAAAGAGCCGGCATCTGCGTATGATAAAAAGCTGTTTATAAAAAATCTGTTGTATGACAACATCTTGCCAGGGGAGATTTACACAAAGGCAAGAGAACTTCACATTGCAACAGGTGCAACAAGGGTTGTGTTTGCCATCTACATTCCAAATGCAAAAGAGATTAAAGACGTGAATATCGGTGAGATTTTGACAAGCATATTCCCAAAGAGCACAAAAGATTTTATTATCCAGCTTGACAACAATATTCTGGTTTTCATAAAAGAACTAAAACCAGGTTCAAATGATGAGGATGCATACAAGGTTGCAAGGATTATACTTGACACGCTCAACTCAGAGCTTTTGCTCAAAGCGTATATTGGAATTGGATCTGTTGTTGATGACATAAAAGAACTTTCGATGTCTTATAAGGAGGCAGAAGCAGCGCTCAAAATAGGCTATATCTTTGAGAAGGACAAGTATATTGTGAGCTATCACAAGCTTGGCCTTGGAAGACTTATATATCAGATGCCAACAAAACTTTGTGAGATGTTCTTGGAAGAAGTTTTCAAGGATGTAAAGCTTTCTGATTTTGACCCCGAACTCATACAGACTGTTGAGATGTTTTTTGAATGCAACTTGAACGTCTCAGAGACAGCAAGACAGCTTTATATTCACAGAAACACCTTGGTTTACAGACTTGATAAGATTGAAAGAATGATTGGCCTTGACCTCAGAAAGTTTGAAGATGCTATTATCTTCAAGATGGCTATGCTTGTAAATCAATATTTAGAGTATACAAAGGGCAACATCACATTTTAA
- the ftsE gene encoding cell division ATP-binding protein FtsE: MVKFINVSKRYPNGVLALTNINLTIEKGEFVFLVGSSGAGKSTIVKLLLKEIDPTEGEIIVGEYKLNELPKKEIPYYRRKIGIVFQDFRLLPNKTVYENVEFAMQITGTPAKIIRRQVPYVLSLVGLAHKAKCYPHELSGGEQQRVALARAIVNKPNLLVADEPTGNLDPDTSWEIMRLLEDINKRGTTVLVATHAKEIVDSMRKRVVAIDCGRIVKDQHRGVYSYESSDNQVLLQRWI; encoded by the coding sequence ATGGTAAAGTTTATAAATGTGAGCAAAAGGTATCCAAACGGGGTGCTTGCGCTCACAAATATCAATTTGACCATTGAAAAAGGTGAATTTGTATTTTTAGTTGGTTCAAGCGGGGCAGGAAAATCTACAATTGTAAAGCTTCTTTTAAAGGAGATTGACCCGACTGAAGGAGAGATTATTGTTGGGGAGTACAAACTTAATGAGCTTCCCAAAAAAGAGATACCTTATTACAGAAGGAAGATTGGAATAGTATTTCAAGATTTTAGGCTTCTTCCCAATAAAACAGTATATGAAAATGTGGAGTTTGCTATGCAGATAACAGGAACACCTGCAAAAATCATTAGAAGACAGGTTCCTTATGTTCTTTCGTTGGTAGGGCTTGCGCACAAGGCAAAATGTTACCCGCATGAGCTTTCAGGCGGTGAACAGCAGCGGGTTGCCTTGGCGCGAGCAATTGTAAATAAGCCCAACTTGCTTGTGGCTGATGAGCCAACAGGTAACTTAGACCCTGACACATCATGGGAGATAATGAGGCTTTTAGAAGATATTAACAAAAGAGGAACAACTGTGCTTGTTGCCACTCATGCCAAAGAGATTGTTGATAGTATGAGAAAAAGGGTTGTGGCGATTGACTGTGGCAGAATTGTAAAAGACCAGCATAGAGGAGTTTACAGCTATGAGTCTTCAGACAATCAAGTACTTCTGCAAAGATGGATTTAA
- the ftsX gene encoding permease-like cell division protein FtsX codes for MSLQTIKYFCKDGFKNIFLNKTMAAASISIVVAALTVVGIFIAIGINLEYISQQIEKTVDIRVILQKGQEEKAVVIEEYLRKNVDVREYKYISPQMALQDLKNKLGKNAFLLEGLEKDNPLRGYFVVKPVKIEYTKKLAEELEALDGVAQVYFPSETVDKLRRILKIINLFCILLILGLYIVAIFIIANTIKITLFARRREISIMRYIGATNRFISGPFVVEGFIIGILGSILAYAIVLLFYHYAIRYLSQTITFVDFVNISIYKYKILGVFILTGSMVGILGSLISLRRYLKV; via the coding sequence ATGAGTCTTCAGACAATCAAGTACTTCTGCAAAGATGGATTTAAAAACATCTTTTTGAATAAGACCATGGCTGCTGCTTCTATCTCTATAGTGGTGGCAGCCTTAACTGTGGTGGGGATATTTATTGCAATTGGGATTAATCTTGAGTATATTTCGCAGCAGATAGAAAAGACGGTTGATATAAGGGTTATTCTTCAAAAGGGTCAGGAAGAAAAAGCGGTTGTGATTGAGGAGTATTTGAGGAAAAATGTAGATGTTCGAGAGTATAAATACATAAGTCCACAGATGGCTTTGCAAGATTTGAAAAACAAGCTTGGTAAAAATGCGTTTTTGCTTGAAGGACTTGAAAAAGACAATCCTCTGCGGGGATACTTTGTAGTAAAACCTGTAAAGATTGAGTATACCAAAAAGCTTGCAGAAGAGTTAGAAGCTTTAGATGGAGTTGCTCAGGTCTATTTTCCTTCGGAGACGGTGGACAAGCTGAGAAGGATTTTAAAGATTATAAACCTTTTTTGCATACTTTTGATTTTGGGGCTTTACATAGTTGCTATATTTATTATTGCCAATACTATAAAGATAACCCTCTTTGCAAGGCGCAGAGAAATTTCAATCATGAGATATATCGGTGCAACTAACAGGTTTATAAGTGGGCCATTTGTTGTTGAAGGATTTATTATAGGTATTTTAGGTTCAATTTTGGCATATGCTATTGTTTTGCTGTTTTATCACTACGCAATAAGATATCTTTCCCAGACCATTACCTTTGTTGATTTTGTCAACATTTCTATTTACAAGTACAAAATATTAGGAGTGTTTATACTCACAGGAAGCATGGTAGGCATACTGGGAAGCTTAATTTCTCTAAGAAGATACTTAAAAGTTTAA
- a CDS encoding murein hydrolase activator EnvC family protein, translating into MKNRLKFFSILLIFVIFFETAISSTLKEYQNKLKSIEKSKQKTQQKIVEVKKQQKQVLSQIDELDKKIDDVEGKIRSLKASIASVENKILQTEAELKEEEKRKEMYYEKFKERIRCIYELNTVSVSYIEMLLDSQNLSDFFTRMYLFNDIIEYDKQILNEYTKSIETIKNKKEELVLLKEDLSREKKELENYSATLLTEQNEKKKLLSELEKEQDKLEKMLDSLEEISNELSKKIKEILARQKTKRIYRGGKLLWPLNGYYEITSYFGMRFHPILKKNKMHTGIDIAAPYGASVLAAADGDVILAGWVSGYGKTVIIDNGSGISTLYAHLSSINVSVGQKVKKGESIGNVGATGYATGPHLHFEVRINGDVTDPLNFLR; encoded by the coding sequence TTGAAAAATAGACTAAAATTTTTTTCTATTTTGCTTATTTTTGTTATCTTCTTTGAAACTGCTATATCAAGCACCTTAAAAGAGTATCAAAACAAGCTCAAATCTATTGAAAAAAGCAAGCAAAAGACACAGCAAAAAATTGTAGAGGTTAAAAAACAGCAAAAGCAAGTTTTATCGCAAATAGATGAGCTTGACAAGAAGATTGATGATGTGGAAGGAAAGATAAGAAGCTTAAAGGCAAGCATTGCATCTGTTGAAAACAAGATTTTACAAACAGAGGCTGAGCTCAAAGAAGAAGAAAAAAGGAAAGAAATGTATTATGAAAAGTTCAAAGAGAGAATAAGATGTATTTATGAGCTAAATACTGTCTCTGTGTCATATATTGAAATGCTACTTGACTCTCAAAATCTTTCAGATTTTTTTACAAGAATGTATCTTTTTAACGACATAATTGAATATGATAAGCAAATACTAAATGAGTACACGAAAAGCATTGAGACAATTAAAAATAAGAAAGAAGAACTTGTTCTTCTGAAGGAAGATTTGAGCAGGGAAAAGAAGGAGCTTGAAAACTATTCAGCCACTCTTTTAACAGAACAAAATGAGAAGAAGAAGCTTTTATCAGAACTTGAAAAAGAGCAGGACAAATTGGAAAAGATGCTGGATAGTTTAGAGGAGATTTCAAATGAGCTTTCAAAGAAAATAAAGGAGATTTTAGCAAGACAGAAGACAAAACGAATATACAGAGGTGGCAAGCTTTTATGGCCACTTAACGGTTATTATGAAATAACATCATATTTTGGCATGAGATTTCATCCAATTTTGAAGAAGAACAAAATGCACACAGGGATAGACATTGCAGCACCGTATGGAGCAAGTGTTTTGGCGGCAGCAGACGGTGATGTGATTTTAGCTGGCTGGGTGTCTGGTTATGGTAAAACTGTTATTATTGATAACGGCAGTGGTATTTCAACCCTGTATGCTCATCTTTCTTCAATCAACGTATCGGTGGGACAGAAGGTGAAAAAAGGCGAAAGTATAGGCAATGTTGGTGCAACGGGGTATGCAACGGGGCCGCACCTTCATTTTGAGGTTAGAATAAACGGAGATGTTACTGACCCGCTCAATTTCCTAAGGTAA